A portion of the Acidobacteriaceae bacterium genome contains these proteins:
- a CDS encoding ABC transporter ATP-binding protein, with protein sequence MASTMAVQPEQAPGAAPLLDVRNLRVRFRTEAGLVTAVDDVSFKVKRGQTLAVVGESGSGKSVTSLAIMGLLPKSKHREVSGQVLFEGRDLLKTSESEMLRLRGTGIGMIFQEPMTSLNPVLRVGEQIAERLEVHQKLSPRAAWDRAVEILSMVRIPDPAKRAVAYPHQMSGGMRQRVMIAMALACKPKLLIADEPTTALDVTIQAQILELMRTLQQEMEMAILFITHDLGVVAEMADRVVVMYAGRAVEAAPVHDIFARPRMPYTRGLLRSMPRVDRASQHQQKLEAIRGNVPSPLHLPSGCTFHPRCDFLTDSCKATVPMLEPIAEDHLVRCARWEELVQLEATS encoded by the coding sequence ATGGCATCCACAATGGCTGTACAACCGGAGCAGGCGCCTGGCGCTGCACCTTTGCTTGATGTTCGGAACCTCCGCGTCCGCTTTCGCACGGAAGCCGGCCTGGTGACGGCTGTCGACGATGTGAGCTTCAAGGTGAAGCGCGGACAAACGCTTGCCGTTGTTGGTGAGTCGGGGTCAGGGAAGTCTGTTACCTCGCTCGCCATCATGGGTCTGCTGCCAAAGTCGAAGCACCGCGAGGTAAGCGGTCAAGTTCTCTTCGAAGGTCGCGACCTCTTGAAGACGAGCGAGAGTGAGATGCTGCGCCTGCGCGGTACCGGCATCGGCATGATCTTTCAAGAGCCGATGACCAGTCTGAACCCGGTGTTGCGCGTCGGGGAGCAGATTGCCGAACGCCTCGAGGTACACCAGAAGTTATCGCCTCGTGCGGCCTGGGACCGCGCTGTGGAGATCCTCTCCATGGTGCGGATTCCTGATCCCGCCAAGCGCGCTGTCGCGTATCCACACCAGATGTCCGGTGGCATGCGGCAGCGTGTGATGATTGCGATGGCACTGGCATGCAAGCCCAAGCTTCTGATTGCAGACGAGCCCACCACGGCGCTCGACGTCACGATTCAGGCTCAAATTCTGGAGCTGATGAGAACGCTGCAACAGGAGATGGAGATGGCGATTCTCTTCATCACGCATGATCTCGGTGTGGTTGCCGAGATGGCGGACAGGGTTGTGGTGATGTATGCGGGAAGGGCGGTCGAGGCCGCACCCGTTCACGATATTTTCGCTCGTCCGCGGATGCCATACACGCGTGGCCTGCTGCGGTCTATGCCGAGAGTGGATCGTGCAAGCCAGCATCAGCAAAAGCTGGAAGCTATCCGCGGTAACGTGCCGAGCCCACTGCATCTTCCCAGCGGATGCACGTTTCATCCGCGCTGCGATTTTCTTACCGACAGCTGCAAGGCAACTGTGCCCATGCTTGAACCGATTGCCGAAGACCATCTGGTTCGCTGCGCACGCTGGGAAGAACTTGTTCAACTTGAGGCGACCTCATGA
- a CDS encoding ATP-binding cassette domain-containing protein, whose product MTPDPAAAPILQVNSLRKHFPTGKGWFARNAPVVKAVDDVSFHVNAGEIVGLVGESGSGKTTIGRSVLRLVEPTSGSVVFDGREITTLPPEEMRSLRKDMQIVFQDPFASLNPRMTAEKILTQALRIHGQDSGNMRETIVSLLERVGLSSAHLERYPHEFSGGQRQRIGIARAISLRPRFLVADEPVSALDVSVQAQVVNLLQDLQREMNLSMLFVAHDLSVVEYISDRVIVLYLGRIMEVARGRDLYVNPRHPYTEALLSAVPVPDPTVQRKRVFLEGDIPSPLNPPSGCVFRTRCPIATEVCTKEIPPLVEIAPAHFKACHHR is encoded by the coding sequence ATGACCCCGGATCCCGCTGCAGCACCCATCTTGCAGGTGAATTCGCTTCGCAAGCACTTTCCTACGGGCAAGGGCTGGTTTGCGCGGAACGCCCCGGTTGTTAAGGCTGTCGATGATGTGAGCTTCCACGTCAACGCTGGAGAGATCGTTGGTCTCGTCGGCGAATCCGGATCGGGCAAGACGACCATTGGGCGCAGCGTTTTGCGCCTGGTCGAGCCCACCTCAGGATCAGTCGTTTTCGATGGCAGAGAGATCACCACGTTACCTCCTGAAGAGATGCGTTCACTGCGCAAGGACATGCAGATCGTCTTTCAGGACCCGTTTGCGAGCCTGAATCCTCGCATGACTGCGGAGAAGATTCTGACGCAGGCATTGCGGATTCATGGGCAGGACAGTGGCAACATGCGCGAAACGATCGTGTCGCTGCTGGAGCGTGTCGGCTTATCGTCAGCTCATCTGGAGCGCTATCCGCATGAGTTCTCCGGCGGCCAGCGTCAACGCATCGGCATTGCCCGGGCAATATCGCTTCGTCCCCGCTTCCTGGTTGCAGACGAGCCCGTTTCGGCACTCGACGTTTCCGTGCAGGCGCAGGTGGTCAACCTGTTGCAGGACCTGCAACGTGAGATGAATCTGTCGATGCTTTTCGTCGCACATGATCTCAGCGTGGTGGAGTACATCAGCGACCGAGTGATCGTTCTGTATCTGGGGCGCATTATGGAAGTAGCCCGTGGACGTGATCTTTACGTGAACCCTCGCCATCCTTATACGGAGGCTCTTCTCTCGGCCGTTCCTGTACCGGATCCTACGGTGCAACGTAAACGCGTTTTTCTGGAAGGCGATATTCCGAGTCCGTTGAATCCTCCTTCAGGATGCGTCTTCCGCACACGCTGCCCGATCGCCACAGAGGTCTGTACCAAAGAGATTCCTCCTCTGGTTGAGATCGCTCCGGCACACTTCAAAGCCTGTCACCACCGCTAA
- a CDS encoding ABC transporter substrate-binding protein: MSDSGSVGANTIVIAQANDADTLDPSDVGSADTLNVARMLFGTLYDVSPDGNLQPFLAESYAYSEDGRSITFKLRPGLECEDGSPLTASDVAYSFQRAADPRNHFTGNASGFLIPSIEYTGVHVDSPLSVTIHTSKYNPIAIGLISEMMVMCRKPYEKMSLSEASTHPSSTGPYRLAEWIHDDRIVLERNPHFTLRRPRYDRVVWRVIPEGSTRTAELLAGNIDLITGVPPDQIDAIRNSETAKVETVTSTRRVYVGFNLRKKFQDTDGGRAIQDPRVRQALQYAIDVPTICEALLRTPCQRASTLVVPRNDKSGIASTPFDPDKAEKLLDAAGYPRGKDGVRFHLRLQAPRTLYGDGNVAQAIGQYLSDIGVDTQVSLLDLSVYVLLTRAHEAGPLFLLGTGGSTWSALYDMSDLSAPDAGTNYTGWHDPAFFAGWSKLEQTRDAMEQQSIMNNMLQEFHAGAPWLMLYFQPDVYGVSNRIHWTPRADENITVY; the protein is encoded by the coding sequence ATGAGTGATTCAGGCTCCGTGGGCGCAAACACGATCGTGATCGCGCAGGCGAATGACGCTGACACGCTTGATCCCTCTGACGTTGGTTCCGCGGATACGTTGAACGTCGCACGAATGCTCTTTGGAACGCTCTACGATGTCTCGCCGGATGGAAATCTGCAGCCGTTCCTGGCAGAGTCCTACGCCTACTCTGAAGACGGCCGCTCGATCACCTTCAAGCTTCGTCCGGGACTTGAGTGCGAAGACGGATCTCCGTTGACCGCAAGCGATGTGGCTTACTCGTTTCAACGTGCAGCGGATCCGCGCAATCACTTCACCGGCAACGCTTCAGGCTTTCTCATTCCCTCTATCGAATACACCGGCGTCCATGTAGACAGCCCGCTGAGTGTGACGATCCACACCTCGAAGTACAACCCGATTGCTATCGGGCTGATCAGCGAGATGATGGTGATGTGTCGCAAACCCTACGAGAAGATGTCGCTGAGCGAAGCGTCTACGCATCCCAGCTCGACAGGCCCATATCGTCTTGCAGAGTGGATTCACGACGATCGCATTGTGCTTGAGCGCAACCCGCACTTCACCTTGCGTCGCCCTCGCTACGACCGCGTTGTCTGGCGTGTGATCCCGGAAGGCTCCACACGTACAGCCGAACTGCTTGCAGGCAACATCGACCTCATCACGGGTGTTCCTCCCGACCAGATCGACGCTATTCGCAACAGCGAGACGGCCAAGGTGGAAACCGTCACAAGTACGCGAAGAGTCTATGTGGGCTTCAACCTGCGTAAGAAGTTTCAAGATACGGATGGCGGGCGCGCCATTCAGGACCCTCGTGTTCGACAGGCGTTGCAGTACGCCATCGATGTGCCAACAATCTGTGAAGCTCTGCTGCGTACGCCTTGTCAGCGGGCTTCGACGCTTGTCGTACCGCGCAACGACAAGTCTGGCATTGCCTCCACGCCGTTTGATCCTGATAAAGCAGAGAAGCTGCTGGATGCTGCGGGCTATCCGCGAGGCAAGGATGGAGTGCGCTTTCATCTGCGACTTCAGGCCCCGCGTACCTTGTACGGCGATGGCAACGTCGCGCAGGCCATCGGACAGTATTTGAGCGATATCGGAGTCGATACACAAGTGAGCCTGCTTGATTTGTCTGTGTATGTGCTGCTCACTCGCGCGCATGAAGCAGGTCCGCTCTTCCTCTTGGGCACGGGTGGTTCGACGTGGAGTGCGCTCTACGACATGAGCGATCTTTCGGCTCCCGATGCAGGGACGAACTACACCGGGTGGCACGATCCTGCGTTCTTCGCAGGCTGGTCCAAGCTGGAGCAGACGCGAGATGCGATGGAGCAGCAGAGCATCATGAACAACATGCTGCAGGAGTTTCATGCAGGAGCGCCCTGGCTGATGCTTTACTTCCAGCCCGATGTCTACGGCGTCAGCAATCGAATCCACTGGACGCCGAGGGCAGATGAAAACATCACGGTCTACTAA
- a CDS encoding ABC transporter permease, which yields MIGFVVRRLWQSLLVIFGVTLVTFLSMHMGGDPTYLYVNEHASDAQIAATRAALGFDKPLPVQYLHYAVRLLHGDMGTSLTYRTPALDVVLRHFPATLELAMFALIVALVFAIPLGVLAAMKRGTPLDGGIMIFAMFGQSIPSFWLGIMMILAVGLGLRWLPISGRVPVLDEIFAGNIAEGLANIPRAIPYLIMPGMTIAFFTLARTTRLVRASMLEVLSLDYVRTARSKGLNELRVVGYHAMRNAMLPVITMLGLEMGFLLSGVVVVETIFSWPGVGRLVYNAINHRDIPLVQAAVILFAVTFLALNLAVDLLYAQLDPRIRLNG from the coding sequence ATGATCGGCTTCGTGGTGCGACGACTTTGGCAGAGCCTCCTGGTGATCTTCGGAGTCACCCTGGTCACCTTCCTTTCCATGCACATGGGCGGCGACCCAACCTATCTGTACGTGAACGAGCATGCCAGCGATGCGCAGATCGCCGCCACGCGCGCGGCGCTTGGCTTCGATAAGCCGCTGCCCGTGCAGTATCTGCATTACGCCGTTCGTCTGCTGCATGGAGACATGGGCACATCGCTGACCTATCGCACGCCTGCGCTGGACGTGGTGCTGCGTCACTTTCCTGCCACGCTGGAACTGGCGATGTTCGCTCTCATCGTCGCGCTCGTCTTCGCTATTCCGCTCGGTGTGTTGGCGGCGATGAAGCGAGGAACGCCGCTTGATGGCGGCATCATGATCTTTGCCATGTTTGGCCAGTCCATCCCCAGCTTCTGGCTTGGCATCATGATGATCCTTGCCGTAGGGCTCGGCCTGCGCTGGCTCCCTATCTCTGGTCGTGTGCCCGTGCTGGATGAGATCTTTGCCGGAAATATTGCGGAAGGTTTAGCCAATATTCCACGAGCGATTCCGTATCTCATCATGCCGGGCATGACGATCGCCTTCTTCACGCTGGCGAGAACAACACGTCTGGTTCGCGCCTCCATGCTGGAAGTGCTTTCGCTCGACTACGTGCGTACGGCTCGCTCCAAGGGACTCAATGAACTCCGCGTCGTCGGCTACCACGCGATGCGGAACGCCATGCTTCCCGTCATCACCATGCTCGGGCTGGAGATGGGCTTTCTACTCAGCGGCGTGGTCGTGGTGGAGACGATCTTCTCCTGGCCCGGAGTCGGCAGACTCGTCTATAACGCCATCAACCATCGAGACATTCCGCTGGTGCAGGCCGCAGTCATTCTCTTCGCGGTCACCTTCCTCGCGCTGAACCTTGCTGTCGATCTTCTCTACGCGCAACTTGATCCTCGTATTCGGCTGAACGGATAA
- a CDS encoding ABC transporter permease codes for MTNSNTLAVSTPVRRSVTRRVWRSLCRAKWPLLAMIILGLIVLAAVFGPMLATHDPNRQDIIARLKPPLSYAHRGRLFFLLGTDGLGRDVLSRLLYGARISLIVALISVLVGGVLGTFLGTIAGYFGGWIDDVLMRLADIQLAFPFILLAIIFMLVLGPGMANLILVLGIGQWVTYARIARGQTMLQREREYIEAARALGQKTPGILFTGILPNILSPLIIIGSFNIASVILAEAALSFLGLGVPTTTPTWGGMLAESRDQLLAGRWWLALFPGVAIMLTVLSFNLLGDWLRDYLDPRMANEG; via the coding sequence ATGACGAATTCGAACACGCTCGCTGTCTCTACCCCGGTTCGCCGCAGTGTCACGCGCCGCGTCTGGCGAAGCCTCTGCCGCGCGAAGTGGCCGTTGCTGGCCATGATCATTCTTGGTCTCATTGTTCTCGCGGCAGTCTTTGGCCCCATGCTGGCAACGCATGATCCAAACCGCCAGGACATCATCGCTCGCCTGAAACCACCGCTGTCGTACGCTCACCGTGGTCGTCTCTTCTTCCTTCTCGGAACGGATGGCCTTGGTCGCGATGTTCTTTCACGACTGCTGTACGGCGCGCGCATTTCGTTGATCGTGGCGCTGATCTCTGTTCTGGTCGGCGGTGTTCTGGGCACCTTCCTCGGCACGATTGCCGGGTACTTCGGCGGCTGGATTGACGACGTGCTGATGCGCCTGGCCGACATTCAACTTGCCTTCCCGTTCATCCTGCTGGCCATCATCTTTATGCTGGTGCTCGGTCCGGGCATGGCGAACCTGATTCTGGTGCTCGGCATCGGTCAGTGGGTCACCTATGCGCGTATCGCCCGCGGGCAAACCATGTTGCAGCGCGAGCGCGAGTACATCGAAGCGGCAAGAGCCCTTGGGCAGAAGACTCCGGGCATCCTGTTCACGGGCATTCTCCCGAACATTCTGTCGCCGCTCATCATCATCGGCTCTTTCAATATTGCCAGCGTCATTCTGGCAGAGGCCGCACTTTCCTTCCTCGGACTCGGTGTCCCAACGACCACGCCGACGTGGGGCGGCATGCTGGCAGAGAGCCGCGATCAGCTGCTCGCAGGACGCTGGTGGCTTGCGCTGTTTCCCGGCGTCGCCATCATGCTGACCGTTCTCTCGTTCAACCTATTAGGCGATTGGCTGCGCGATTACCTCGATCCGCGAATGGCAAACGAAGGCTAG
- a CDS encoding TonB-dependent receptor: MLSSSLLFMTALGAGAQTFRGGINGTVIDPSGAVVPGAVVTVTDEHTGLTHTMKATGSGDFVFSDLPLDPYTVTVTADGFAIQKLQHVQVSQGSIYTAQVHLSLASSGQEISVSANQLALDTTSSTQTTVVSNKAVDAMPLNGRDFTQMVAVTPGFAGYAIGGGGTGMGSLNGTRFDQMNWQIDGVDNNDFYANVPAVNQGGILGIPGVVMPIDAVDQFSVQTQGNAEAGRNPGGVVNLGLKSGGNQFHGSAYYFNRNEAYAAGSPFLADGATKKRNRNYNAGFSFGGPIIKDKLFFFSSLETQTFSIGQSGLATEPSYAYQTQAKALLTKYGVAVNPVGQNILDTFYPAYALGGAAAANNYSSSIPEYGHSWNGVLKLDYAINQKNNLSVRAFGGEGNQVAPNGSKLAPYYEVGPIHVWNYATVLDTTLTPRLSNQLLLGVNYFNQLFNNSQQNFNVAGTGLVTGSSYPMEAPKIRITGFDYAGVIAPSGRNDITGHLNDTVSYTVGSHAFRFGGEFRRGYVNVFNSGNSTGQFNFTGTQGAWKDDTTYGSSVNALADLLAGNYSTATIAIGSPQRWVYANAFDGFAQDSWRLGQRLTVNYGIRYDYEGPLYDNSKDLSVFIPGKGVQVQGAGVGSLYPSDKNNFAPRLGFSYQPFEGGTTVIRGGIGMYYDQPIMAAFLNNSTSNSSPLGVQANPGTSFPYYSTTSTAGTLQSGVPVFGTTTQGCSSTSPCGGFSIDQNMRTPYVWNYNLNIEQQLGPKMLAQIGYVGNESRKLLAIRDINQAKLQSTGSPSTTDEALQQQQSRPFYNLYPTFGNINQVGTFETGNYNSLQATLKLQGYHGFTAQAAYTWAHAFDEGSVSRSQLPQDSNNIKGEYGNAATDTRNTFVGLISYSTPKRSGSFAPVLNGWQFNSMMNFHSGAPFTIYNSADTSGTDEGAQRVNIIGNPYAGVNHKFDSTAKSETWLNTAAFAAPANGTYGTMPRNALYGPGFSDVDISVFKMTKITEKIGVQLRAEMFNVFNRKNFAPPATTFGADGFGVLSDTIGDYAGAPGIGPGEPFSMQLGGKIIF; this comes from the coding sequence GTGCTTAGTTCCTCTCTCTTGTTTATGACGGCTCTGGGTGCGGGTGCTCAGACGTTTCGTGGTGGCATCAACGGTACAGTGATTGATCCGTCGGGCGCAGTGGTGCCTGGTGCGGTGGTTACGGTAACTGATGAGCACACCGGTTTGACCCACACGATGAAGGCTACGGGCTCAGGAGACTTTGTCTTCTCCGATCTGCCGCTCGACCCGTATACGGTGACTGTGACGGCCGATGGCTTTGCCATTCAGAAGCTGCAGCATGTTCAAGTCTCGCAGGGAAGCATTTACACCGCACAGGTGCATCTGTCTCTGGCAAGCTCCGGGCAGGAGATCTCTGTTTCAGCCAATCAGCTTGCTCTGGACACGACCTCGTCGACGCAGACGACGGTTGTTAGCAACAAGGCTGTCGATGCGATGCCGCTGAACGGTCGCGACTTTACGCAGATGGTTGCCGTGACTCCGGGCTTTGCCGGATACGCAATTGGTGGCGGCGGTACGGGCATGGGGTCGTTGAACGGAACGCGCTTTGACCAGATGAACTGGCAGATCGACGGCGTTGATAACAACGACTTCTACGCAAACGTTCCGGCTGTGAACCAGGGCGGCATTCTGGGTATCCCCGGTGTCGTGATGCCGATCGACGCTGTCGATCAGTTCTCGGTGCAGACGCAGGGCAACGCGGAGGCGGGCCGTAACCCCGGTGGTGTGGTCAATCTTGGCCTCAAGTCCGGTGGCAACCAGTTCCACGGTTCGGCCTACTACTTCAACCGTAACGAGGCCTACGCTGCAGGCTCGCCCTTCCTCGCGGACGGTGCGACCAAGAAGCGTAATCGCAACTACAACGCTGGCTTCTCGTTCGGCGGTCCGATCATCAAGGACAAGCTCTTCTTCTTCTCGTCGCTTGAAACGCAGACCTTCAGCATCGGTCAGAGTGGTCTGGCGACCGAACCTTCGTACGCTTACCAGACACAGGCGAAGGCGCTGTTGACGAAGTACGGCGTAGCGGTGAACCCGGTAGGTCAGAACATTCTCGACACCTTCTACCCGGCGTATGCATTGGGTGGAGCGGCAGCGGCGAACAACTACTCGAGCAGCATCCCGGAGTATGGCCATAGCTGGAACGGTGTCCTGAAGCTCGATTACGCGATCAACCAGAAGAACAATCTTTCGGTGCGCGCGTTTGGTGGCGAAGGCAATCAGGTTGCTCCGAACGGTTCGAAGCTGGCTCCTTATTACGAGGTTGGCCCGATTCACGTCTGGAACTACGCGACCGTGCTGGACACGACGCTTACGCCGAGACTGAGCAACCAGCTCCTGCTGGGTGTGAACTACTTCAATCAGCTCTTCAACAACTCGCAGCAGAACTTCAACGTTGCGGGCACAGGCCTTGTGACGGGCAGCTCCTATCCGATGGAAGCTCCGAAGATCCGCATCACGGGCTTCGATTACGCTGGCGTTATTGCTCCTTCGGGGCGCAATGACATCACGGGCCATCTGAACGATACCGTGTCGTACACGGTCGGCTCGCATGCCTTCCGCTTCGGTGGCGAGTTCCGTCGCGGCTATGTGAACGTCTTCAACTCCGGCAACTCGACGGGCCAGTTCAACTTCACTGGCACTCAGGGAGCCTGGAAAGACGACACCACATACGGTTCTAGCGTGAATGCTCTAGCTGATTTGTTGGCAGGTAACTATTCGACCGCTACCATCGCGATCGGCAGCCCGCAGCGTTGGGTCTACGCCAATGCATTTGACGGCTTCGCACAGGATTCATGGCGTCTTGGTCAGCGTTTGACCGTGAATTACGGCATTCGTTATGACTACGAAGGCCCGCTGTACGACAACTCGAAGGACCTCAGCGTCTTCATTCCCGGCAAGGGTGTGCAGGTGCAGGGCGCCGGTGTGGGTTCGCTCTATCCGTCGGACAAGAATAACTTCGCGCCTCGCCTCGGCTTCTCGTACCAGCCCTTTGAGGGTGGCACGACAGTGATCCGCGGTGGCATCGGCATGTACTACGATCAGCCGATCATGGCGGCGTTCCTGAACAACTCGACGAGCAACAGCTCGCCGCTGGGTGTGCAGGCTAACCCCGGAACGAGCTTCCCGTACTACTCGACTACCTCAACTGCTGGTACGCTCCAGAGCGGCGTTCCTGTCTTCGGTACAACTACTCAGGGATGCTCCTCCACCTCACCCTGCGGGGGTTTCTCGATCGACCAGAACATGCGCACACCGTATGTCTGGAACTACAACCTGAACATTGAGCAGCAGCTTGGACCGAAGATGCTGGCACAGATCGGTTATGTAGGTAACGAGTCCCGCAAGCTGCTCGCTATCCGCGACATCAACCAGGCAAAGCTGCAGTCAACAGGCTCACCTTCGACAACGGATGAAGCACTCCAGCAGCAGCAAAGCCGTCCGTTCTACAACCTGTACCCGACCTTCGGCAACATCAACCAGGTGGGAACATTTGAAACGGGTAACTATAACTCGCTGCAGGCTACGTTGAAGCTACAGGGATACCACGGCTTCACCGCGCAGGCTGCTTATACCTGGGCACACGCTTTCGATGAAGGTTCGGTCTCGCGTTCGCAGCTTCCGCAGGACAGCAACAACATCAAGGGCGAGTATGGAAACGCAGCAACCGACACGCGCAACACCTTCGTCGGCCTGATTTCTTACTCCACCCCCAAGCGCAGTGGCTCGTTTGCTCCGGTGCTCAACGGCTGGCAGTTCAACTCCATGATGAACTTCCACTCGGGCGCTCCGTTCACGATTTACAACAGCGCTGACACCAGCGGCACGGATGAAGGTGCTCAGCGTGTGAACATCATCGGTAATCCGTATGCAGGGGTGAATCACAAGTTTGACTCGACTGCAAAGAGTGAGACCTGGTTGAACACCGCAGCGTTCGCTGCTCCGGCAAACGGCACCTACGGCACGATGCCTCGTAACGCGCTCTACGGCCCGGGCTTCAGTGACGTCGACATCTCGGTCTTCAAGATGACCAAGATTACCGAGAAGATAGGCGTACAGCTTCGTGCTGAGATGTTCAACGTCTTCAACCGCAAGAACTTCGCTCCGCCGGCAACCACCTTCGGTGCAGATGGCTTCGGTGTTCTCTCCGACACGATCGGTGACTACGCTGGTGCTCCTGGCATCGGTCCTGGCGAACCGTTCAGCATGCAGCTTGGTGGAAAGATCATCTTCTAA
- a CDS encoding VOC family protein — MALTPFHIAFPVTDLEASRHFYGIILGCEEGRSSANWIDFNLFGHQVVAHLRPAGNEASGANHSHVDGHNVPVPHFGVVLTMDVFDTFAERLKAAKVKFELEPQIRFKGQVGEQATMFLLDPSGNALEFKAFADMSQVFAK, encoded by the coding sequence ATGGCTTTGACCCCGTTTCATATCGCCTTTCCCGTCACCGACCTTGAGGCCTCGCGCCACTTCTACGGAATTATTCTGGGCTGCGAAGAAGGCCGCAGTTCTGCAAACTGGATCGACTTCAACCTCTTCGGACACCAGGTCGTGGCTCACCTTCGTCCGGCTGGCAACGAAGCTTCCGGCGCAAACCACAGCCATGTGGATGGACACAATGTGCCGGTGCCGCACTTTGGCGTCGTGCTGACGATGGACGTATTCGACACCTTTGCCGAGCGCCTGAAGGCTGCCAAGGTGAAGTTCGAACTCGAGCCCCAGATTCGCTTCAAGGGACAGGTTGGCGAGCAGGCCACGATGTTCCTGCTCGACCCCTCAGGCAATGCGCTGGAGTTCAAGGCGTTTGCCGATATGAGCCAGGTTTTCGCTAAGTAA
- a CDS encoding NAD(P)-dependent oxidoreductase codes for MLITGSTGFLGSSLMRAFAGRYDVEALMGCDARKPELAGVGAYTELDVRDENACQRVLQRFRPTHVLHAAAVTAGVSDAEMHAVNATGTSNMVQAAMQVGSVQRILLLSSSGVYGSAQLPQSCDEEYPLDLSSSYAASKREAEQCLLQAEARSGITMVVARVGPCYGPQERVSAFRPQQSLIGCLLTLLRSGEVARVHGESCSRDWMHVDDLSVAIKGLLTSLGLQHRMYNVSSGVAVEARDVLDAFRGVGLRVQQTESPEQANIILKAAHGRKAMVIERLCSDTGFTPSVGIREGIERLLRETGSQPVVQACHAEAN; via the coding sequence TTGCTGATCACAGGCTCGACTGGCTTTCTGGGAAGCTCCCTGATGAGGGCGTTTGCCGGGCGGTACGACGTTGAGGCACTGATGGGCTGCGATGCCCGCAAACCTGAACTTGCAGGGGTTGGCGCGTATACAGAGTTGGACGTTCGCGACGAAAACGCGTGTCAGCGTGTCCTCCAGCGCTTCCGGCCGACGCACGTGCTCCACGCCGCCGCTGTCACGGCGGGCGTCAGCGATGCAGAGATGCACGCCGTGAACGCCACCGGCACGAGCAACATGGTGCAAGCCGCGATGCAGGTTGGTTCGGTGCAGAGAATACTGCTGCTCAGTAGCAGCGGCGTCTACGGCTCGGCGCAGCTTCCGCAGAGCTGTGACGAGGAGTACCCACTCGACCTGAGCAGCAGTTACGCCGCGAGCAAGCGCGAAGCGGAGCAGTGCCTGCTGCAGGCAGAGGCGCGGAGCGGCATCACGATGGTGGTGGCCCGCGTGGGGCCATGCTACGGCCCGCAGGAACGGGTCTCCGCCTTTCGCCCGCAGCAAAGCCTGATTGGCTGCCTCCTTACCTTGCTGCGCAGCGGAGAAGTCGCACGGGTTCACGGTGAGAGCTGCAGCCGTGACTGGATGCACGTTGACGATCTGTCTGTTGCGATCAAAGGGCTGCTCACGTCGTTGGGTCTGCAGCATCGGATGTACAACGTCAGCTCCGGCGTAGCCGTTGAAGCGCGTGATGTCCTCGACGCTTTTCGCGGCGTTGGCTTGCGTGTGCAGCAGACTGAGTCGCCAGAACAGGCGAACATCATTCTGAAAGCCGCGCACGGGCGCAAAGCGATGGTGATCGAGCGTCTTTGCTCGGACACAGGCTTTACTCCCTCCGTAGGAATACGGGAGGGCATCGAGCGTTTGTTAAGGGAAACCGGCAGCCAGCCAGTTGTGCAGGCCTGTCATGCAGAAGCAAATTGA